In Pararhizobium sp. A13, the genomic stretch CTTGGGCGGAGCCGCTCATCACAATTCATAAGGCGATCACCTGGGCAGCCGTGACGTTATCGCAACGATGGGACGTAGCGAGCTTGGCTAGAAGACCGAACGTCACGCTCATGCCAACACGCCAGCCGCGCAGCGCGGCCTGCGTGAGCACGAACATGTTGTCAGGCCCCGGAATAAAACCGAGGATCAGCGATGTTGTTATGAACGTCACCATGGTTTCTGCCCGCGTATGAACGCCTTCCGCTCTGGCGCGCATTCCGCTAATACAGCGCCGGCGAAATTGAGGTGAGGGAATATGAGAAAGCTAGTCGCAGGCAAACTACACGGCATCTACGTGACTGAGGCAAACCTCAACTATCATGGATCAATCACGCTAGATCCAGATCATTGCGAGGAGGCCGGCATCCTGCCCATGGAGTTTGTCGAAATCTGGAACAAGAATTCCGGCGCTCGCATCTCCACTTACGTCATCCTTGGAGAGCGCGGCTCGAAATGCTGTATTCTCAACGGAGCCGCAGCGCGGACCTGTCAGCCCGGCGACCAGATCATCATCTGCAACTCGGTCTATCTTGACGAAAGCCGGCTCACGTCATTGAAGCCGAAGGTACTCACGTTCGACGAAGGCAACCACATACGCGACCGCCTCAGCTACTCAGTCAATGTCGATCCGGAGGGACGATACACGTTCGATATCCTCAACGAGACCAACACTGTTTTGCCCGTACCGCTGATGGTGTCTCGCGGATGATAAGCACGTCCGAACTCGATCGAGTTTCGACGGCGTGTTCCTCTCCTGTCAACCGAAGCGCTATAGCCCGTCGCGTAGGTGACGTATTCAAGAAAGCCCTCATTTAACGGGCTTCACCGCGCAGCCCCGTAACTCGGTGATCCCATCGGCATCTCATGTAGGTACGCTGAGATGCCGGACTCTCAGACAAGTACAACGACGTGGCCGTTGGTCCGATTCGTATCAAAGCGCGCGCGCGAGCTTCCGCTTCTCCGCTATGTTTATACACTAGCAATGGCTCCGCGTTTTTAAAACGGCGAGCCATCTATAGCGCTCATGTTGACTCCCTCTTTCACTCAGCCGAAAAGTACTCTTGGCTATAGAGGGAGACAACTGATGGCTGACGAGAACAGTGCGGGACCCATTACCGAGATTGCAGTCGCGGACGCGACGGCTAAAGTACCAGCGCCCAAGAAGCAGCGCGCGCCGCGGCGCCAGAAGGCCGCTGCCGAAGCAACAGTAGCTGCATCACTTGCGAAGGCCGCAAAGGTGCAGAGGGGTCGCAGGCAGCGCGCCGAAGAGTCCGAGGAAGCGAAGCTGACGCCTGAAACACAAGTCACTGGCAAGAGCACGACCAAGGACGCCATCAAAGGCACCAGAAGAAAGAGGACGCCAAAGCAGCCCGAGCAGACGGCGGAGGCGCCTGCTTCAGCTATGGATGAGATGGCAGATCTTATTCAGCTTGAAGAAGAGAATAAGAGGCTCCGCAAAACCCTTTCTGACAAGCTTCGCGCGGAAAATGCCGACCTGCGCAAGCGGCTCGGGCTCGATTGATCGACCGGTATTAGCGGGGGCGGTTGCGAGATTGCTCCCAGCCACCAGTCTTCGGTGGCAGGAGATTTCCGGGCTCACGTTACGAACCCTGATTTTAGGGCTGCGGCAACGTCGTGGTGCGGATTGCTCGAGGTTGAAGCACTATGAAATCACCGTGGAAATTTCTTGCTCAATTCACGTCGCGAATACGGGCGGCAAAAACACAAGAGGGTTCGATTGGGAATGATGCCGATACCGAGGCGAGCGAAAGCGGCACGCGACAAACGTCGGCGCTTTCGTCCGACTCCACGAAGGCATCCGGCCGTCCCGGCCACGATGACAACCCACCTGTTGATCTCACGGAGACGACGTCTTCAGAGCTAGCCGGCAGCGATCTCGATACCTCCCAACCAGTCTCGCCGCCAGTCGACGGCGAAACGATCCGGACGCCGGCACATCATGAAGTCAATCGATCCGGTGCTGATGCGCATGCGTTGATGCCGGAAAGCCAGACGAGTAAAGAGTCTTCCCAGGCACTTCGGTCGAAACGCCCGGAACGAACGAAGACAACCCGAACCGATAGGGTCTCGCAGAGTACTGCCGTCGCAAATGGCGATCAAAGTGCGCAATCCTCCACTCGCGGGGAAAGCTTCTTCGAGCAGGCGGCAACGCTAGACGGCGAGATCAGGCAACTGAGAAACCAATTGGCGCAAAAGCTGCTTTTGCAGAATATTCAGCTTAAGAAGATGCTCGAGCGATTCGATGGATCGTGAGCGGACCTTACAACCTCGAAGACTGGACATAGATGAAATCACAGCAACGAAAGTTCGTAGTCGAATTCAAGTCGACGCGCCGACGGTCAGCTGTGCGGCCAAATTCCATTTGGGCCGACACAGATCTCAAGAGTCTTGTGCGTGAGGC encodes the following:
- the panD gene encoding aspartate 1-decarboxylase; amino-acid sequence: MRKLVAGKLHGIYVTEANLNYHGSITLDPDHCEEAGILPMEFVEIWNKNSGARISTYVILGERGSKCCILNGAAARTCQPGDQIIICNSVYLDESRLTSLKPKVLTFDEGNHIRDRLSYSVNVDPEGRYTFDILNETNTVLPVPLMVSRG
- a CDS encoding SyrB-like regulator, with protein sequence MADENSAGPITEIAVADATAKVPAPKKQRAPRRQKAAAEATVAASLAKAAKVQRGRRQRAEESEEAKLTPETQVTGKSTTKDAIKGTRRKRTPKQPEQTAEAPASAMDEMADLIQLEEENKRLRKTLSDKLRAENADLRKRLGLD